A single window of Streptomyces aquilus DNA harbors:
- a CDS encoding WD40/YVTN/BNR-like repeat-containing protein has protein sequence MAAGVACAAALAALTAVPAQAHGAEHRAPHWELKDSGTPDVRFRGLSAVSRTTAWVSGTQGTVLRTTDGGATWRNVSPPGAEELQFRDIEAFDARRAVVLAIGEGEASRVYRTEDGGATWTESFRNTDARAFYDCLTFLDRRHGLAMSDPVDGKFRILSTNDGGRSWKVLPNDGMPAALEGEAGFAASGQCLVSSGPKDVWLATGGAAHARVLHSADRGLTWTATDTPIPAGDPAKGVFALAFRDRTHGLAVGGDYRADQASPQAAAVTGDGGRTWQPAATPPPGYRSGVAWFPHSRTAALAVGPTGTDLTTDGGRTWRTVDTGSYDTVDCTPDLGCWAAGEKGRVARLES, from the coding sequence ATGGCCGCGGGGGTGGCCTGCGCGGCGGCGCTGGCCGCCCTGACGGCCGTACCGGCGCAGGCGCACGGAGCGGAGCACCGGGCGCCGCACTGGGAGCTGAAGGACAGCGGCACTCCCGACGTACGGTTCCGGGGCCTGTCCGCGGTCAGCCGGACGACCGCGTGGGTGTCCGGCACCCAGGGGACCGTGCTGCGCACCACGGACGGCGGCGCGACCTGGCGGAACGTGTCGCCACCCGGCGCGGAGGAGCTTCAGTTCCGGGACATCGAGGCCTTCGACGCACGGCGGGCCGTCGTCCTGGCGATCGGCGAGGGCGAGGCGTCCAGGGTGTACCGCACCGAGGACGGCGGGGCCACCTGGACCGAGTCCTTCCGCAACACCGACGCGCGGGCCTTCTACGACTGCCTCACCTTCCTCGACCGCCGGCACGGCCTGGCGATGAGCGACCCCGTGGACGGGAAGTTCCGCATCCTGTCGACGAACGACGGCGGCCGCTCCTGGAAGGTGCTCCCGAACGACGGCATGCCGGCCGCGCTGGAGGGCGAGGCCGGGTTCGCCGCGAGCGGCCAGTGCCTGGTCTCCTCCGGCCCCAAGGACGTCTGGCTCGCCACCGGAGGCGCGGCACACGCGCGCGTGCTCCACTCCGCCGACCGCGGCCTGACCTGGACGGCCACCGACACCCCGATCCCGGCCGGAGACCCCGCCAAGGGCGTCTTCGCCCTCGCCTTCCGCGACCGCACGCACGGTCTCGCGGTCGGCGGCGACTACCGCGCGGACCAGGCCTCCCCGCAGGCGGCCGCGGTGACCGGGGACGGCGGCCGCACCTGGCAGCCCGCCGCCACCCCGCCGCCCGGCTACCGCTCCGGTGTCGCCTGGTTCCCGCACAGCCGCACCGCGGCCCTCGCCGTGGGCCCCACCGGCACCGACCTCACGACCGACGGCGGCCGCACCTGGCGCACGGTCGACACGGGCTCGTACGACACCGTGGACTGCACCCCCGACCTGGGCTGCTGGGCGGCCGGCGAGAAGGGGCGGGTGGCCCGGCTGGAGAGCTGA
- a CDS encoding plasmid stabilization protein, with translation MPRGSSPKRERQYEHIKKSAQDRGESTKRAEEIAARTVNKERARSGESKSASRTSTQDMSSGKRGGQRSGKGAQGPTYDQLYEEAKRRNISGRSDMNKSQLKQALGGKG, from the coding sequence ATGCCACGCGGTTCGAGCCCGAAGAGGGAACGCCAGTACGAGCACATCAAGAAGAGCGCCCAGGACCGGGGCGAGAGCACGAAGCGCGCGGAGGAGATCGCCGCGCGCACGGTCAACAAGGAACGCGCCCGCTCCGGTGAGTCCAAGTCCGCGAGCCGCACCTCCACGCAGGACATGTCGTCCGGCAAGCGGGGCGGCCAGCGGTCCGGCAAGGGTGCGCAGGGCCCGACCTACGACCAGCTCTACGAGGAGGCCAAGCGGCGCAACATCAGCGGCCGTTCGGACATGAACAAGAGCCAGCTGAAGCAGGCGCTGGGCGGAAAGGGCTGA
- the mmpA gene encoding morphogenic membrane protein MmpA, which yields MTTHRMPRHRSPKPLADPNRPVERAVMAALVLAVLAGLAWICGMIYTVATWPL from the coding sequence ATGACGACGCACCGTATGCCCCGCCACCGCTCCCCGAAGCCCCTCGCCGACCCCAACCGGCCCGTCGAGCGGGCGGTGATGGCCGCGCTCGTCCTGGCCGTGCTCGCGGGGCTCGCCTGGATCTGCGGGATGATCTACACGGTCGCCACCTGGCCGCTGTAG
- a CDS encoding maleylpyruvate isomerase N-terminal domain-containing protein: MDLFSWTWAALRKAVAELPDQDFEKPSGCAGWLVRDLVCHLVIDAQDVLITLVTPADTQPTADAVTYWHVADQAPTGDDPLDALIVRLAAAYEEPHLLRFHLDDVGSAAGRAAELADPAALVSTQDMVLTVGDYLGAYVLEWTLHHLDLIAHLPDAAAPPSAGLARSRALLEQIAGVAFPASFTDTDALLVGTGRRAPTDAELAELGELDKRLPLILG, encoded by the coding sequence GTGGATCTCTTCTCGTGGACGTGGGCGGCGCTGCGCAAGGCCGTCGCGGAACTGCCGGACCAGGACTTCGAGAAGCCGTCCGGCTGTGCCGGGTGGCTGGTGCGGGACCTCGTGTGCCATCTGGTCATCGACGCGCAGGACGTCCTGATCACCCTCGTCACCCCCGCCGACACGCAGCCCACCGCCGACGCCGTCACCTACTGGCACGTCGCCGACCAGGCGCCCACCGGGGACGACCCGCTGGACGCGCTGATCGTCCGGCTCGCCGCCGCCTACGAGGAGCCGCACCTGCTCAGGTTCCACCTGGACGACGTCGGTTCCGCCGCCGGGCGCGCGGCTGAACTCGCCGACCCCGCCGCCCTGGTGAGCACCCAGGACATGGTCCTCACCGTCGGCGACTACCTCGGCGCCTACGTCCTGGAATGGACGCTGCACCACCTCGACCTGATCGCCCACCTCCCCGACGCGGCGGCACCGCCGAGCGCGGGACTGGCCAGGTCCCGCGCGCTGCTGGAGCAGATCGCCGGCGTCGCGTTCCCCGCCTCCTTCACCGACACGGACGCCCTGCTCGTCGGCACCGGACGCCGGGCGCCGACGGACGCGGAACTGGCCGAGTTGGGCGAGCTGGACAAGAGGCTGCCGCTGATCCTCGGCTGA
- a CDS encoding saccharopine dehydrogenase family protein, with amino-acid sequence MSRLNRTDRPYDIVLFGATGFVGTLTAEYLAAHAPEGLRWAVAGRSEEKLRALRERLPGGSEIGVLRADVADPASLRALAEHARVVATTVGPYVTYGEELVAACAEAGADYLDLTGEPEFVDLMYVRHDARARETGARLVHACGFDSVPHDLGAYFTVRQLPEGVPLRVDGFVQADAMFSGGTFASALNQFARGRQMLAAARDRGRHEPRLVGRRATTPNGAPRFAGEVGAWALPLPTIDAQIVGRSARALERYGPDFRYRHYAAVRRLPVAVGGVAAVGALFAAAQVPPARRWLSGRVRPGDGPSAEKRAKSWFSVRFVGEGGGRQVFTEVSGGDPGYDETAKMFAEAALCLAFDELPATAGQVTTAVAMGDALIERLRAAGIVFRVAKSR; translated from the coding sequence ATGAGCAGGCTGAACAGAACGGACCGTCCGTACGACATCGTGCTCTTCGGAGCGACCGGTTTCGTGGGGACGCTCACCGCGGAGTACCTCGCCGCGCACGCACCCGAAGGGCTGCGCTGGGCCGTCGCCGGGCGCAGCGAGGAGAAGCTCCGGGCGCTGCGGGAGCGGCTGCCGGGCGGCTCGGAGATCGGGGTGCTGCGGGCCGACGTGGCCGATCCGGCCTCGCTGCGGGCGCTCGCCGAGCACGCGCGCGTGGTGGCCACGACGGTGGGCCCCTACGTGACGTACGGCGAGGAGCTGGTCGCCGCCTGCGCGGAGGCGGGGGCGGACTATCTCGACCTCACCGGTGAGCCGGAGTTCGTGGACCTGATGTACGTCCGCCATGACGCACGCGCGCGGGAGACCGGGGCGCGGCTGGTGCACGCGTGCGGTTTCGACTCGGTGCCGCACGACCTCGGCGCGTACTTCACGGTGCGGCAGCTGCCGGAGGGGGTGCCGCTGCGGGTGGACGGGTTCGTGCAGGCGGACGCGATGTTCTCGGGCGGTACGTTCGCCTCGGCGCTGAACCAGTTCGCGCGCGGCCGGCAGATGCTGGCCGCCGCGCGGGACCGGGGACGCCACGAGCCGCGCCTGGTGGGGCGCCGGGCCACGACGCCGAACGGCGCTCCGCGGTTCGCCGGGGAGGTCGGCGCCTGGGCGCTGCCGTTGCCGACGATCGACGCGCAGATCGTGGGCCGGTCGGCCAGGGCGCTGGAGCGTTACGGTCCCGACTTCCGCTACCGCCACTACGCGGCCGTGCGCCGGCTGCCGGTGGCGGTGGGCGGGGTCGCCGCGGTCGGCGCGCTGTTCGCGGCGGCCCAGGTGCCGCCCGCGCGGCGCTGGTTGTCGGGCCGGGTCAGGCCCGGGGACGGGCCGAGCGCGGAGAAGCGGGCGAAGAGCTGGTTCTCGGTGCGTTTCGTGGGCGAGGGCGGCGGCCGTCAGGTGTTCACGGAGGTCTCGGGTGGCGATCCGGGGTACGACGAGACGGCGAAGATGTTCGCCGAGGCGGCGCTGTGCCTCGCCTTCGACGAGCTTCCGGCGACGGCCGGCCAGGTCACGACGGCTGTCGCGATGGGGGACGCGCTGATCGAGCGGCTGCGGGCGGCGGGGATCGTGTTCCGGGTGGCGAAGAGCAGGTAG
- a CDS encoding CaiB/BaiF CoA transferase family protein, whose protein sequence is MTTATTPGQGPLTGVRVLELAGIGPGPFAAMLLADLGADVVRVDRPGGPGLAIDPAYDVTNRNKRSVIVDLKAPDGAARVLDLAAHADILVEGYRPGVAERLGVGPEACHARNPKLVYGRMTGWGQDGPLAQRAGHDIAYIALTGTLGMIGDPDAPPAVPANLLGDYAGGSLYLVVGVLAALHHARVTGAGQVVDAAIVDGTSHLAAMIHGMVAAGGWQDRRGANLLDGGCPYYGTYETADGRYMAVGALEPQFYDEFVRVLGIPEHADARKDWTRWGELRAAVAARFKSRTRDEWTAAFDGTDACVAPVLSLAEAPHHPHLAARGTFTDHGGITQPAPAPRFSATPTAVRTGPARPGADTADVARDWDVPDLIKDQSR, encoded by the coding sequence ATGACCACGGCAACGACGCCAGGGCAGGGCCCGCTGACCGGCGTGCGCGTACTCGAACTCGCCGGCATCGGGCCCGGCCCGTTCGCCGCCATGCTCCTCGCCGACCTCGGCGCCGACGTGGTGCGCGTCGACCGGCCCGGCGGACCCGGCCTCGCCATCGACCCGGCGTACGACGTCACCAACCGCAACAAGCGCTCGGTGATCGTCGACCTCAAGGCCCCGGACGGCGCCGCCCGCGTCCTCGACCTCGCCGCGCACGCCGACATCCTCGTCGAGGGCTACCGCCCCGGCGTCGCCGAACGCCTCGGTGTCGGTCCGGAGGCCTGCCACGCCCGCAACCCCAAGCTCGTCTACGGCCGGATGACCGGCTGGGGCCAGGACGGACCCCTCGCCCAGCGCGCCGGGCACGACATCGCCTACATCGCCCTCACCGGCACCCTCGGCATGATCGGCGACCCCGACGCACCCCCGGCCGTCCCCGCCAACCTCCTCGGCGACTACGCGGGCGGCTCCCTGTACCTCGTCGTCGGCGTCCTCGCCGCCCTCCACCACGCGCGCGTGACCGGCGCCGGCCAGGTCGTCGACGCCGCCATCGTGGACGGCACCTCCCACCTCGCCGCGATGATCCACGGCATGGTCGCGGCCGGCGGCTGGCAGGACCGGCGCGGCGCCAACCTCCTCGACGGCGGCTGCCCGTACTACGGCACCTACGAGACCGCCGACGGCCGGTACATGGCCGTCGGCGCCCTGGAGCCGCAGTTCTACGACGAGTTCGTCCGCGTCCTCGGCATCCCCGAGCACGCCGACGCCCGCAAGGACTGGACCCGCTGGGGCGAGCTGCGCGCGGCCGTCGCCGCCCGCTTCAAGTCCCGCACCCGGGACGAGTGGACGGCCGCCTTCGACGGCACCGACGCCTGCGTGGCGCCCGTCCTGTCGCTGGCCGAGGCCCCGCACCACCCGCACCTCGCCGCCCGCGGCACCTTCACCGACCACGGCGGCATCACCCAGCCCGCCCCCGCACCCCGCTTCTCCGCGACCCCGACGGCGGTACGGACCGGCCCGGCGAGGCCCGGCGCCGACACCGCGGACGTGGCCCGCGACTGGGACGTACCGGACCTGATCAAGGACCAGAGCCGGTGA
- a CDS encoding acyl-CoA dehydrogenase family protein, translated as MKRQIFAPEHDAFRDTVRAFLDREVLPHYAQWEKDGIVSREAWRAAGKQGLLGLAVPEEYGGGGTPDFRYAAVLAEEFTRAGAPGLALGLHNDIIGPYLTGLATEEQRRRWLPGFCDGSLITAIAMTEPGAGSDLQGIRTHAEDRGDHWVLNGSKTFISNGILADLVIVVARTTPEGGAHGLSLLVVERGMHGFERGRNLDKIGQKAQDTAELFFHDVRVPKENLLGELNGAFLHLMTNLAQERLSIAVSAIAAAEHLLEITTEYVKEREAFGRPLATKQHIRFEVAEMATECAVTRTFLDRCIEDHSNGELDAVHASMAKWWATELQKRVADRCLQLHGGYGYMSEYPVARAFTDGRIQTIYGGTTEIMKEIIGRSLLG; from the coding sequence ATGAAACGGCAGATCTTCGCCCCCGAGCACGACGCGTTCCGCGACACCGTGCGCGCCTTCCTCGACCGCGAGGTGCTGCCGCACTACGCGCAGTGGGAGAAGGACGGCATCGTCTCCCGCGAGGCCTGGCGCGCGGCAGGCAAGCAGGGCCTGCTCGGACTCGCCGTGCCCGAGGAGTACGGCGGTGGCGGCACCCCCGACTTCCGGTACGCCGCCGTGCTCGCCGAGGAGTTCACGCGCGCGGGCGCCCCCGGACTCGCCCTGGGCCTGCACAACGACATCATCGGCCCGTACCTGACCGGGCTGGCCACCGAGGAGCAGCGCCGCCGCTGGCTGCCCGGCTTCTGCGACGGCTCGCTGATCACCGCCATCGCCATGACCGAACCCGGCGCGGGCTCCGACCTCCAGGGCATCCGCACGCACGCGGAGGACCGCGGCGACCACTGGGTGCTCAACGGCTCCAAGACCTTCATCTCCAACGGCATCCTCGCCGACCTGGTGATCGTCGTCGCGAGGACCACCCCGGAGGGCGGCGCCCACGGCCTGTCGCTGCTGGTCGTCGAGCGCGGTATGCACGGCTTCGAGCGCGGCCGCAACCTCGACAAGATCGGCCAGAAGGCACAGGACACGGCCGAGCTGTTCTTCCACGACGTGCGCGTGCCCAAGGAGAACCTCCTCGGCGAGCTCAACGGCGCGTTCCTCCACCTGATGACCAACCTCGCCCAGGAGCGCCTGAGCATCGCCGTCTCCGCGATCGCCGCCGCCGAGCACCTCCTGGAGATCACCACGGAGTACGTGAAGGAACGCGAGGCATTCGGCCGGCCGCTCGCCACCAAACAGCACATCCGGTTCGAAGTGGCCGAGATGGCCACCGAGTGCGCCGTCACCCGCACGTTCCTCGACCGCTGCATCGAGGATCACTCGAACGGCGAGCTCGACGCGGTCCACGCCTCCATGGCCAAGTGGTGGGCGACCGAACTCCAGAAGCGGGTCGCCGACCGCTGCCTGCAACTGCACGGCGGCTACGGCTACATGAGCGAATATCCGGTCGCCCGGGCCTTCACCGACGGCCGCATCCAGACCATCTACGGCGGCACGACCGAGATCATGAAGGAGATCATCGGACGTTCCCTGCTGGGCTGA
- a CDS encoding acetyl-CoA C-acetyltransferase, translating into MSTEAYVYDAIRTPRGRGKANGALHGTKPIDLVVGLIHEIRARFPGLDPAAIDDIVLGVVGPVGDQGSDIARIAAIAAGLPDTVAGVQENRFCASGLEAVNLAAAKVRSGWEDLVLAGGVESMSRVPMASDGGAWFNDPMTNLAVNFVPQGIGADLIATIEGFSRRDVDEYAALSQERAATAWKEGRFERSVVPVKDRAGLTVLDHDEHPRPGTTADSLAKLKPSFADIGELGGFDAVALQKYHWVEKIDHVHHAGNSSGIVDGASLVAIGSKEVGERYGLTPRARIISAAVSGSEPTIMLTGPAPATRKALAKAGLTIDDIDLVEINEAFAAVVLRFVKDMGLSLDKVNVNGGAIALGHPLGATGAMILGSLIDELERQDKRYGLATLCVGGGMGIATIVERI; encoded by the coding sequence GTGAGCACCGAAGCGTACGTGTACGACGCGATCCGCACCCCGCGCGGACGCGGCAAGGCGAACGGCGCCCTGCACGGCACCAAGCCCATCGACCTGGTCGTCGGACTCATCCACGAGATCCGCGCCCGCTTCCCGGGCCTCGACCCGGCCGCGATCGACGACATCGTCCTCGGCGTGGTCGGCCCGGTCGGCGACCAGGGCTCCGACATCGCCCGCATCGCCGCGATCGCGGCCGGACTGCCGGACACGGTCGCGGGCGTCCAGGAGAACCGCTTCTGTGCCTCGGGCCTGGAGGCCGTCAACCTGGCCGCCGCCAAGGTCCGCTCCGGCTGGGAGGACCTGGTCCTCGCGGGCGGCGTCGAGTCCATGTCCCGGGTGCCGATGGCCTCCGACGGCGGCGCGTGGTTCAACGACCCGATGACCAACCTCGCCGTGAACTTCGTGCCGCAGGGCATCGGCGCCGACCTCATCGCCACCATCGAGGGCTTCTCCCGCCGGGACGTCGACGAGTACGCGGCGCTGTCCCAGGAGCGCGCGGCGACGGCCTGGAAGGAGGGCCGCTTCGAGCGGTCCGTCGTCCCGGTCAAGGACCGCGCAGGCCTGACCGTCCTCGACCACGACGAGCACCCGCGCCCCGGCACCACCGCCGACTCCCTCGCGAAGCTCAAGCCGTCCTTCGCGGACATCGGCGAACTCGGCGGCTTCGACGCGGTGGCCCTCCAGAAGTACCACTGGGTCGAGAAGATCGACCACGTCCACCACGCGGGCAACTCCTCCGGCATCGTCGACGGCGCCTCCCTGGTCGCCATCGGCTCCAAGGAGGTCGGCGAGCGCTACGGCCTCACCCCGCGCGCGCGGATCATCTCCGCGGCCGTCTCCGGCTCCGAACCGACCATCATGCTCACCGGCCCCGCCCCGGCGACCCGCAAGGCCCTCGCCAAGGCCGGGCTGACCATCGACGACATCGACCTCGTCGAGATCAACGAGGCCTTCGCGGCCGTCGTCCTGCGCTTCGTCAAGGACATGGGCCTGTCCCTGGACAAGGTCAACGTCAACGGCGGCGCCATCGCCCTCGGCCACCCGCTCGGCGCGACCGGTGCCATGATCCTCGGCTCGCTCATCGACGAACTCGAGCGCCAGGACAAGCGGTACGGCCTCGCCACCCTCTGCGTGGGCGGCGGCATGGGCATCGCCACCATCGTCGAGCGCATCTGA
- a CDS encoding 3-hydroxyacyl-CoA dehydrogenase NAD-binding domain-containing protein, protein MSTQSTTIRWEQDRDGVVTLVLDDPDQSANTMNQAFRDSLAHVTDRLEAEKDSIRGIIITSAKKTFFAGGDLRDLIRVTPETAQELFDGGLAIKRNLRRIETLGKPVVAAMNGAALGGGFEIALACHHRVALDAPGSKIGCPEVTLGLLPGGGGVARTVRLLGITDALLKVLLQGTQYSPRRALDNGLVHEVAATQEEMLAKARAFIEANPASQQPWDKPGYRIPGGTPANPKFAANLPAFPASLRKQTGGAPYPAPRNILAAAVEGAQVDFETAQVIEARYFVELAAGQTSKNMIQAFFFDLQAVNSGANRPKGIEPRQVTKVAVLGAGMMGAGIAYSCARAGIDVVLKDVSAEAAAKGKAYSEKLCAKAVGRGRTTQEQADALLARITPTADPQDVAGCDAVIEAVFENPELKHKVFQEIQQIVAPDALLCSNTSTLPITALAEGVERQADFIGLHFFSPVDKMPLVEIIKGERTGEEALARAFDLVRQIKKTPIVVNDSRGFFTSRVIGHFINEGVAMVGEGIEPASVEQAAAQAGYPAKVLSLMDELTLTLPRKIRNESKRAVEEAGGTWPTHPAEAVIDRMVDEFGRTGRSGGAGFYDYDDSGKRVGLWPGLREHFTKAGHEIPFADMQERMLFSEALDTVKLLEEGVLTSVADANIGSIFGIGFPGWTGGVLQYINGYEGGLPGFVARARELAERYGDRFTPPALLVEKAEKGETFTDAR, encoded by the coding sequence ATGAGCACTCAGTCCACGACCATCCGCTGGGAGCAGGACCGCGACGGCGTCGTCACGCTCGTCCTCGACGACCCCGACCAGTCCGCGAACACCATGAACCAGGCGTTCCGCGACTCCCTCGCGCACGTCACCGACCGCCTGGAGGCCGAGAAGGACTCCATCCGCGGCATCATCATCACCTCCGCCAAGAAGACCTTCTTCGCGGGCGGCGACCTGCGCGACCTCATCCGGGTCACCCCGGAGACCGCACAGGAGCTGTTCGACGGCGGCCTCGCCATCAAGCGGAACCTGCGCCGCATCGAGACCCTCGGCAAGCCGGTCGTCGCGGCGATGAACGGCGCGGCCCTCGGCGGCGGCTTCGAGATCGCCCTCGCCTGCCACCACCGCGTCGCCCTGGACGCGCCCGGCTCCAAGATCGGCTGCCCCGAGGTCACCCTGGGCCTCCTGCCCGGCGGCGGCGGTGTGGCTCGCACGGTCCGCCTCCTCGGCATCACCGACGCCCTGCTGAAGGTGCTGCTCCAGGGCACCCAATACAGCCCGCGGCGCGCCCTGGACAACGGCCTGGTCCACGAAGTGGCCGCCACCCAGGAGGAGATGCTCGCCAAGGCGCGCGCCTTCATCGAGGCCAACCCCGCCTCGCAGCAGCCCTGGGACAAGCCCGGCTACCGCATCCCCGGCGGCACTCCGGCCAACCCCAAGTTCGCGGCCAACCTGCCCGCCTTCCCGGCCAGCCTGCGCAAGCAGACAGGCGGCGCCCCCTACCCGGCCCCGCGCAACATCCTCGCCGCGGCGGTGGAAGGAGCCCAGGTCGACTTCGAGACCGCGCAGGTCATCGAGGCCCGCTACTTCGTCGAACTGGCCGCCGGCCAGACCTCGAAGAACATGATCCAGGCGTTCTTCTTCGACCTCCAGGCCGTCAACTCCGGCGCCAACCGCCCCAAGGGCATCGAGCCGCGCCAGGTGACCAAGGTCGCCGTCCTCGGCGCCGGGATGATGGGCGCGGGCATCGCGTACTCGTGCGCCCGCGCGGGCATCGACGTCGTCCTGAAGGACGTGTCGGCGGAGGCGGCCGCCAAGGGCAAGGCCTACTCCGAGAAGCTCTGCGCGAAGGCGGTCGGCAGGGGCCGTACGACCCAGGAGCAGGCGGATGCCCTGCTGGCCCGCATCACGCCCACGGCCGACCCGCAGGACGTCGCCGGCTGCGACGCGGTGATCGAGGCCGTCTTCGAGAACCCCGAGCTCAAGCACAAGGTCTTCCAGGAGATCCAGCAGATCGTCGCCCCGGACGCCCTGCTGTGCTCCAACACCTCCACCCTCCCGATCACCGCCCTGGCCGAGGGCGTGGAGCGCCAGGCCGACTTCATCGGGCTGCACTTCTTCTCGCCGGTCGACAAGATGCCGCTCGTCGAGATCATCAAGGGTGAGCGGACGGGGGAGGAGGCGCTGGCCCGCGCCTTCGACCTGGTCCGGCAGATCAAGAAGACGCCGATCGTCGTCAACGACTCACGCGGCTTCTTCACCTCGCGCGTGATCGGCCACTTCATCAACGAGGGCGTCGCGATGGTCGGCGAGGGCATCGAGCCCGCCTCGGTCGAACAGGCGGCGGCCCAGGCGGGCTACCCCGCCAAGGTCCTCTCCCTGATGGACGAACTGACGCTGACGCTGCCGCGCAAGATCCGCAACGAGTCCAAGCGGGCCGTCGAGGAGGCGGGCGGCACCTGGCCGACCCACCCCGCGGAGGCCGTCATCGACCGCATGGTCGACGAGTTCGGGCGTACGGGGCGCAGCGGCGGCGCGGGCTTCTACGACTACGACGACAGCGGCAAGCGCGTTGGCCTGTGGCCGGGCCTGCGCGAGCACTTCACCAAGGCCGGCCACGAGATCCCCTTCGCGGACATGCAGGAACGCATGCTCTTCTCCGAGGCCCTCGACACCGTGAAGCTCCTGGAGGAGGGCGTCCTGACCTCGGTCGCCGACGCCAACATCGGCTCGATCTTCGGCATCGGCTTCCCGGGCTGGACCGGCGGCGTGCTCCAGTACATCAACGGCTACGAGGGCGGTCTCCCCGGCTTCGTGGCCCGGGCGCGCGAGCTGGCCGAGCGCTACGGGGACCGGTTCACGCCGCCGGCGCTGCTGGTGGAGAAGGCGGAGAAGGGGGAGACGTTCACGGACGCGCGGTGA
- a CDS encoding MerR family transcriptional regulator has protein sequence MTTDTGKPTLTVDELAARAGVTVRTVRFYSTRGLLPPPVIGPRRVGHYGREHLARLELIEELQHQGMTLAAIERYLRQLPPDLSPHDLAIHRAVVASWAPDTVETADRRELEERTGRPLTEEDVERLAAMGVVQPDGDGYRFDAGLLRLGVRLLDVPLSQESILAARNVLVEHARVAAHELAELFRGEVSERDTEDVRSLSAHMHPIVVQALLTTFQRSLKEELSGWGAPSQAGGSSS, from the coding sequence ATGACGACCGACACCGGGAAGCCGACCCTCACCGTCGATGAGCTGGCGGCGCGTGCGGGCGTCACGGTCCGCACCGTGCGCTTCTACAGCACCAGGGGGCTGCTGCCGCCGCCGGTGATCGGCCCGCGCCGCGTGGGCCACTACGGCAGGGAGCACCTGGCCCGCCTGGAGCTCATCGAGGAACTCCAGCACCAGGGGATGACGCTGGCCGCGATCGAGCGGTATCTGCGGCAGCTGCCGCCCGATCTGAGCCCGCACGACCTCGCGATCCACCGTGCGGTCGTCGCCTCCTGGGCTCCCGACACCGTGGAGACGGCCGACCGGCGGGAGCTGGAGGAGCGCACCGGCCGGCCGCTCACCGAGGAGGACGTCGAGCGGCTCGCGGCGATGGGCGTCGTACAGCCGGACGGCGACGGCTACCGCTTCGACGCCGGGCTGCTGCGGCTCGGCGTGCGGCTGCTCGACGTGCCGCTGTCCCAGGAGTCGATCCTCGCCGCGCGGAACGTGCTCGTGGAGCACGCGCGCGTGGCGGCGCACGAACTGGCGGAGCTGTTCCGCGGGGAGGTGTCGGAGCGGGACACCGAGGACGTGCGGTCGCTGTCGGCCCATATGCACCCGATCGTGGTGCAGGCGCTGCTGACGACGTTCCAGCGGTCGCTCAAGGAGGAGCTGAGCGGGTGGGGTGCCCCGTCGCAGGCGGGCGGGTCCTCCTCCTGA